DNA sequence from the Methanofollis formosanus genome:
GAAGAGAACCTGAGATCCAACCCCCCATTTCTTTTTTTGCGATGGCGTTCTATACTTGCCAGCCTATAGTATCACATTCATCCCGATCAAGACCGTTCCATCGGTAAGAGAACAATTTCTCAACTGAACGTGATTTCATGCTCCAGATCTTCAAGACGCACCAGGACGAGCGCGGGACATTCATCGAACGACTCGACGTCATCGAGCCCGGGGCCTGGATCCTCTGCACGGCGCCCGAGGAGGGCGAGATCACCCGTGCGGCAGGGATCATGGAGATGGCCCCCGAGGACATCAGGGCCGCCCTCGACGAAGAGGAGCGGCCGCGGATGGAGAGCGAGGAGGGCAGAACCCTTGTACTCATCGACGTGCCGGTGCGGATCCCCGGCAAACCGGCCGGCACCTTCTCGACAATCCCGCTCGGGATCGCGATCAACGATCAATACATCCTGACCATCTGCCTCCAGGAGATCCCCATCCTCCAGGACTTCGTCGCCGGAAAGGTCAAGACCTTCTATACCTTCAAAAAGACGCGGTTCCTCCTCCAGATCCTGTACCGCAACGCCTCCTACTATCTCACCTACCTGCGCCAGATCGATCGGCGTTCCTCCGAGGTGGAACGAGAACTCCACGCCTCGCTGCGCAACGAAGAGTTGATCCAGCTCCTGAACCTGGAAAAGTCGCTGGTCTACTTCTCGACCTCGCTGAAGAGCAACGAGGTGGTGCTCGAAAAGATCATGCGCTTCAAACCGGTGCGGATGTTCGCGGACGACGAAGACCTCCTGGAGGATGTCATCATCGAGAACAAGCAGGCGATCGAGATGGCGAACATCTACTCGAACATCCTCTCGGGAACAATGGACGCCTTCGCCTCGATCATCTCGAACAATCTCAACATCGTGATGAAGTTCCTCGCCTCCATCACCATCGTCCTCGCGATCCCGACGATGATCGCGAGTTTCTTCGGGATGAATGTCGGCCTCCCGTTCGCGGACGAACCCCTGGCCTTTGCGATCGTCCTCGTCTTCTCGATGGTGATCTCGGCGCTCCTCGCCATGGTGCTTGTCAGGAAAAAGATGCTTTAATTTTCAGGCTTTGTAGAATTGGGTATGATCCCGGGGTTCAAGCATACGCGATGAATATTTCTCGTCGCTTCATCGCCGCCCCCGCCTATCTTCTTCGTGGGGGGTCCGGGGGGCACTCGCCCCCCGGTGCGAGACGGCGGGAAAGGGTCTGCGATTGTGGGCGGCATGCCTGATCATCACGCCTTCCCATATCCTTGCGCCGGGGGCTCTGCCCCCGGACCCCGGGATGAAGATAGAGTCGAGAAGGCAGAACGGAGACCCTGAAGAGGGAGGTGTCATCTCCGGCGCCCTCTTCACGCGAGGACTCGCCATCAGGTCAGGTCGCCGAGCGCCACGGCTGCCCGGACAGCATGGGCAAGTTCGACCAGTTCGGCCCTGGTCCCCACCCCTTTTCGTACATAGAAGGAGGCGCCCGCGGCAAGAGCGGCCTCAAGAACCGAGTCACGGCCCATGCCAGTGTACAGGACGCCGGGGATCCGGGAACCCTGCGCCCGCAGGGTTTTAAAGAAGGTGACCCCATCCATCCCGGGCATCTGAAAGTCTGAGACGACGGCGTCGAACCCCCCGCCGGGCAGAAGGCCGAGGGCGTCCTCTGCAGAGGGCGCGGTGGTACAGAGGAACTCCCCGGTCTCCTCAAACCAGCGTTTTGTCCTTTCCAGGACCTCGGGATCGTCGTCGACCAGGAGGACCAGAAGACGCTCGTTCCGGATCATCCCTCCTCTATTGGTGGACGCAAGGGAAATAATCCGCTCCGACCCCTGCACCATCGGGAGCGCTCCCCCCGCGCCGACCAGGAATCGGACGGAGATCTCGCTCCATCCCGACGCCGACTGGAACCGATCTCTGAAAAGTATTTCTCCGCGGATCGAGTACAGAGGATAATGGACAATCCTCTCTCTGTCCTCTTCTATGCATTCGCCACGCTCTTCATCATCCTCGACCCCCTCCTTTCCATCCCGATCTTTGTCGGGCTCACCGAGGGATGTCGGCCTGAAGAGAAGGCACAACAGGCCTGGCTGGCAGTCAGAGTAGCCGGTGCCATCCTCACCGTCTTCCTCTTCTTCGGCCTTGCGATCTTCGACCTCCTCGGGATCTCCCCGGCGAGTTTCAAGGTAGCGGGCGGACTCCTCCTGCTCATCCTCGGGATGCAGGTGGCACTCGGCATCGAGTTGCCCCACGATCTGAAAGGACAGCAAAATATCGCCGGCGTCCTCATCGGCACTCCATTGCTCTGCGGGCCGGGCGCGATCACGACCATCACCCTCCTCTCGACGAAGTGCGGCATCCCCATCACCGCCGCCGCCCTCATCCTCTGCCTCGCGGTCACCTGGCTTATCCTGCGGTACGCCGCAGATATCCTGCGCATCCTCGGCGAGACGGTCACCGACATCATGGGGAAGGTGCTCGGGATGTTTCTCGCGGCGATCGCCGTCAGGCTCATTGCCGAAGGAGTGACTGGACTTGCCGGATAGACGAGCATATCCAGTTGGAGCGTGAAGATGGAAGACCCCCTCACCGCCTTTCTGTACGCCTTCGCCACGCTCTTCATCATCCTCCACCCCCTCCTGGTGATCCCGGCCTTTCTCGGGCTCACCAGAGGGTACACGAGCGAAGAAAAGCGGCGGCAGGCAAGCATCGCCACAGCCGTAGCCGGCGGGTTGATGATCACCTTCCTCATCCTCGGGCTCCCGATCTTCAATCTCCTCGGGATCACCCTCCCGAGCTTCGAGGTGGCGGGTGGCCTCCTCCTCTTCATCATCGGGATGCAGCAGGCGCTCGGGATCGAGTATTCTCCGGACGCAGCAGGCCACCAGAAGAACATCGGGGTCATCATCGGCACGCCCCTCATCTGCGGGCCCGGAGCGATCACGACGGTGATCCTCCTCTCGACCAAGTGCGGCATTCTCGTGACCCTGCCTGCCCTTCTCATCACGCTCGCCTTCACCTGGTTCACGCTCAGGTATGCCGGGACGATCCAGCGGATGCTCGGCGAGACGGTCAGCGGCGTCCTGACCAACGTCTTCGGCATGGTCCTCGCCGCCCTCGCGATCACCCTCATCGCCGAGGGG
Encoded proteins:
- a CDS encoding magnesium transporter CorA family protein, which codes for MLQIFKTHQDERGTFIERLDVIEPGAWILCTAPEEGEITRAAGIMEMAPEDIRAALDEEERPRMESEEGRTLVLIDVPVRIPGKPAGTFSTIPLGIAINDQYILTICLQEIPILQDFVAGKVKTFYTFKKTRFLLQILYRNASYYLTYLRQIDRRSSEVERELHASLRNEELIQLLNLEKSLVYFSTSLKSNEVVLEKIMRFKPVRMFADDEDLLEDVIIENKQAIEMANIYSNILSGTMDAFASIISNNLNIVMKFLASITIVLAIPTMIASFFGMNVGLPFADEPLAFAIVLVFSMVISALLAMVLVRKKML
- a CDS encoding response regulator; this translates as MVQGSERIISLASTNRGGMIRNERLLVLLVDDDPEVLERTKRWFEETGEFLCTTAPSAEDALGLLPGGGFDAVVSDFQMPGMDGVTFFKTLRAQGSRIPGVLYTGMGRDSVLEAALAAGASFYVRKGVGTRAELVELAHAVRAAVALGDLT
- a CDS encoding MarC family protein, giving the protein MDNPLSVLFYAFATLFIILDPLLSIPIFVGLTEGCRPEEKAQQAWLAVRVAGAILTVFLFFGLAIFDLLGISPASFKVAGGLLLLILGMQVALGIELPHDLKGQQNIAGVLIGTPLLCGPGAITTITLLSTKCGIPITAAALILCLAVTWLILRYAADILRILGETVTDIMGKVLGMFLAAIAVRLIAEGVTGLAG
- a CDS encoding MarC family protein, translating into MEDPLTAFLYAFATLFIILHPLLVIPAFLGLTRGYTSEEKRRQASIATAVAGGLMITFLILGLPIFNLLGITLPSFEVAGGLLLFIIGMQQALGIEYSPDAAGHQKNIGVIIGTPLICGPGAITTVILLSTKCGILVTLPALLITLAFTWFTLRYAGTIQRMLGETVSGVLTNVFGMVLAALAITLIAEGIEGLV